In Phycisphaerae bacterium, the following proteins share a genomic window:
- a CDS encoding NifU family protein yields the protein MNDKVIEVIDGIRPMLQNDGGDIEFVELTSDNTVKVRLQGACKGCPGAAMTLKMGVERLLKQRVPEVKEVVAVK from the coding sequence ATAAATGACAAGGTGATAGAAGTAATTGACGGCATTAGGCCGATGTTGCAGAATGACGGCGGCGATATAGAATTTGTGGAACTTACCTCTGACAATACGGTTAAGGTTCGGCTTCAGGGTGCCTGCAAGGGTTGTCCTGGCGCGGCCATGACGTTGAAGATGGGGGTTGAGCGGCTTTTGAAGCAGCGTGTTCCGGAGGTTAAGGAAGTTGTCGCGGTAAAATGA
- the uvrA gene encoding excinuclease ABC subunit UvrA, which yields MQKSIKVVGACQHNLKNISVEVPRDKFVVITGISGSGKSSLAFDTIYAEGQRKYVESLSAYARQFLEQMQKPDVEYIEGLPPTIAIEQRSAASNPRSTVATTTEIYDYCRVLFARAGTPHCWICGKEIASQHSTQIVDSIMSLPQETKVQICAPLIRGQKGEHKEIFIGIQSEGFVRVRVDGIIYDVKSVPRLDKNKKHDIAAVIDRLIIKDTVRIRLADSVEAALKIGEGLIFVMVQEPSDGKQNGGSGGWRDLVFSEKFACNEHPEASLEELSPRLFSFNSPYGACGSCDGLGTILEFDEDLIVPDRNLSLENGAIDAWRKGGKRMNIFYSRLIMKFCRDFEISKQTPFLKIPTDIKKILMHGTTEEDEKKFGTYFEGVMPNLDKRWKNTSSEYVKARLHSYLSEQPCRTCNGARLRKEAVAVTIGDKNINEIARMSVEESQKFFSELKYEGEKALIAVQPLKEIKARLKFLVDVGLGYITLDRRSGTLSGGEAQRIRLATQVGSGLVGCCYVLDEPTIGLHRRDNDRLLGILRKLTDIGNTVLVVEHDEDVIKSADYVIDIGPAAGDHGGELIAQGSVKDICAAPRSMTGDYLSGRKKIELPARRRKVRMNHCIEIKGACENNLKNIDVKFPLGVFTCVTGVSGSGKSTLVTEILLKGLWRKLYYSGAKPGKHKNILGTSQIDKVIEIDQSPIGKTPRSNPVTYTGVFDLIRQLFAKTREARIRGYSAGRFSFNIKGGRCEHCQGQGTKKIEMHFLPDVYVICQQCKGSKYNPETLQITYKGKSIADVLDMRIEESLKFFANFPKVVRLLKTLSDVGLGYMQLGQSSTTLSGGEAQRVKLAAELGKTSTGHTLYLLDEPTTGLHFADIHNLLNVLQRLCDLGNTVIVIEHNLDVIKLADYIIDLGPEGGQAGGNVIATGSPEEILKFKMSHTAEYLRQYLNNRQKKDQ from the coding sequence ATGCAGAAATCTATAAAAGTTGTCGGGGCTTGCCAGCACAATCTTAAGAATATAAGTGTCGAGGTTCCTCGCGATAAATTTGTCGTTATTACCGGCATCAGCGGCTCCGGAAAAAGTTCGCTTGCGTTCGATACGATATACGCCGAAGGTCAGCGAAAATATGTCGAGTCTTTAAGCGCCTACGCCCGTCAGTTTCTCGAACAGATGCAAAAACCTGATGTTGAGTACATCGAAGGTCTCCCCCCGACAATCGCGATTGAGCAGAGAAGCGCCGCCAGCAATCCCCGTTCGACCGTTGCCACGACAACCGAGATTTACGATTACTGCAGGGTTCTCTTCGCAAGGGCAGGCACGCCGCACTGCTGGATTTGCGGAAAAGAAATCGCCAGCCAGCATTCGACGCAAATTGTTGACAGCATAATGTCGCTGCCGCAGGAAACTAAGGTGCAGATTTGCGCTCCGCTTATCCGCGGCCAGAAAGGCGAGCACAAGGAAATCTTCATAGGGATTCAAAGCGAAGGTTTCGTGCGTGTCCGCGTTGACGGAATTATTTACGACGTAAAGAGTGTTCCAAGGCTGGACAAAAACAAAAAGCACGATATTGCCGCTGTTATCGACAGGCTTATTATAAAAGATACGGTACGAATTCGTCTTGCGGATTCTGTTGAAGCTGCGCTGAAGATTGGCGAAGGCCTGATATTTGTAATGGTTCAGGAGCCCAGCGACGGCAAACAAAACGGGGGCTCCGGAGGGTGGCGCGACCTTGTATTCAGCGAAAAATTCGCCTGCAACGAGCATCCTGAAGCATCTCTCGAGGAACTTTCGCCGAGACTTTTCAGTTTTAACAGTCCTTACGGCGCCTGCGGAAGCTGCGATGGCCTTGGAACGATACTCGAATTTGACGAAGACCTGATTGTGCCGGACAGAAATCTTTCCCTTGAAAACGGGGCAATCGACGCCTGGCGCAAGGGCGGCAAGAGAATGAATATTTTCTACAGCAGATTGATAATGAAATTCTGCAGAGATTTCGAAATAAGCAAACAGACGCCTTTTTTAAAGATACCTACTGACATAAAAAAAATTCTTATGCACGGTACTACGGAAGAAGACGAAAAAAAATTCGGGACATATTTTGAAGGAGTTATGCCGAATCTTGACAAGAGATGGAAAAATACTTCCAGCGAGTATGTCAAGGCCCGGCTCCACAGCTATCTTTCCGAGCAGCCGTGCAGAACCTGCAACGGCGCAAGACTCCGCAAAGAGGCCGTCGCTGTCACCATAGGCGATAAAAACATAAACGAAATTGCCCGGATGAGCGTTGAAGAATCGCAGAAATTTTTTAGCGAGCTTAAATACGAAGGCGAAAAAGCCCTTATCGCCGTCCAGCCGCTAAAGGAAATAAAAGCAAGATTGAAATTTCTTGTCGACGTTGGCCTGGGTTATATTACTCTTGACCGCAGAAGCGGAACATTAAGCGGCGGAGAGGCCCAGCGTATAAGACTTGCCACGCAGGTCGGCAGCGGACTTGTCGGCTGCTGTTATGTCCTCGACGAACCGACCATCGGCCTGCACAGACGCGATAACGACAGGCTGCTCGGCATATTAAGAAAACTGACTGACATAGGAAATACAGTTCTTGTTGTCGAACACGATGAAGATGTTATCAAAAGCGCCGATTATGTAATTGATATCGGTCCGGCTGCCGGCGACCACGGCGGAGAACTTATCGCGCAGGGGTCTGTAAAGGATATATGTGCGGCTCCGCGTTCCATGACAGGCGATTATCTTTCCGGCAGAAAAAAAATCGAACTGCCCGCAAGAAGACGAAAAGTCAGGATGAATCACTGCATTGAAATCAAAGGTGCCTGCGAAAATAATCTGAAAAATATCGACGTTAAATTTCCCCTCGGCGTTTTTACCTGTGTTACAGGCGTTTCAGGCTCGGGCAAAAGTACGCTCGTTACTGAAATTCTCCTGAAAGGACTTTGGAGAAAATTATATTACTCCGGCGCCAAACCCGGCAAACACAAAAACATCCTTGGCACAAGTCAGATTGACAAGGTTATAGAAATCGACCAGTCGCCGATTGGCAAAACCCCTCGAAGCAATCCCGTTACCTACACTGGCGTATTCGACCTTATAAGGCAGTTATTTGCCAAGACCCGTGAAGCTCGAATCAGAGGCTATAGCGCCGGCAGGTTCAGTTTTAATATCAAAGGCGGCAGATGCGAACACTGCCAGGGCCAGGGCACCAAAAAAATAGAGATGCACTTTTTGCCGGACGTTTATGTTATCTGTCAGCAGTGTAAGGGCAGTAAATACAATCCTGAAACGCTTCAGATTACATATAAAGGCAAATCGATTGCCGATGTTCTCGATATGCGGATTGAGGAGTCGCTGAAGTTTTTCGCGAATTTCCCGAAGGTTGTTCGGCTGCTCAAAACCTTAAGCGACGTCGGCCTCGGTTATATGCAGCTTGGTCAATCCTCGACGACTCTTTCCGGCGGCGAAGCGCAGCGAGTCAAACTTGCCGCCGAGCTCGGCAAAACTTCGACAGGTCATACGTTATATCTTCTCGATGAGCCGACAACCGGTCTGCACTTTGCCGATATTCATAATTTGCTGAACGTGCTGCAGAGATTATGCGACCTCGGCAATACCGTAATTGTAATTGAGCACAATCTCGATGTTATAAAACTGGCTGATTATATTATTGACCTTGGCCCCGAAGGCGGCCAGGCCGGCGGAAATGTTATCGCCACCGGCTCGCCAGAGGAAATTCTGAAATTCAAAATGAGCCATACTGCCGAATATCTCAGACAATATCTCAATAACCGGCAGAAAAAGGACCAATAG
- the mtnA gene encoding S-methyl-5-thioribose-1-phosphate isomerase gives MKTFTTLQWTGDINGCLELTDQRKLPAEFITIQCKTTEQLFNAIKTLAVRGAPAIGVAAGFGICLAAQQTENLKLSDAVKYIEEQADFLSKSRPTAVNLFWALERMKKTVCDFAEKNPNAEIDDMRKCLLSQAQKIYDEDVEMCRRIGLNGEKFIPAGGAILTHCNAGALATAGDGTAIAPIFEAQRKGKKFKVYADETRPLLQGARLTAWELKQAGIDVTLICDNMAGTLMKDGKINAVIVGADRITANGDTANKIGTYSLSVLAKTHNIPFYVAAPSSTFDLKSKNGSQIPIEQREPDEVLKFMDVQIAPAGVNVYNPAFDVTPAENITAIITEKGVVQWPTEEKIRKMLSL, from the coding sequence GTGAAAACATTTACGACGCTTCAATGGACCGGCGATATCAATGGCTGTCTCGAACTGACGGACCAGCGAAAACTTCCCGCAGAATTTATCACGATACAATGCAAAACCACGGAACAATTATTTAACGCGATAAAAACCCTTGCCGTCAGGGGAGCCCCTGCAATCGGAGTTGCCGCCGGTTTTGGTATTTGCCTTGCGGCACAGCAGACAGAAAATTTAAAACTTTCAGACGCGGTAAAATATATTGAAGAGCAGGCTGATTTTCTTTCGAAATCGAGACCGACCGCGGTAAATCTATTTTGGGCCCTTGAAAGAATGAAAAAAACAGTCTGTGATTTCGCCGAAAAAAATCCAAACGCTGAAATTGATGATATGAGAAAATGCTTATTGAGCCAGGCGCAGAAGATTTACGATGAAGATGTAGAAATGTGCCGCAGGATAGGTCTCAATGGCGAAAAATTTATACCTGCCGGCGGAGCGATTCTGACGCATTGTAACGCCGGCGCTCTTGCCACGGCAGGCGATGGTACGGCAATTGCGCCGATATTTGAGGCGCAGAGAAAAGGAAAAAAATTTAAAGTCTATGCCGATGAGACAAGACCGCTTCTGCAGGGCGCAAGACTAACGGCATGGGAACTTAAACAGGCCGGCATCGATGTTACACTTATCTGCGACAATATGGCGGGGACGTTAATGAAGGATGGAAAAATAAATGCCGTAATTGTCGGCGCAGACCGGATAACGGCCAATGGCGATACCGCAAATAAAATCGGAACTTATTCTTTAAGTGTTCTCGCCAAAACGCACAATATACCGTTTTATGTCGCTGCGCCGTCAAGCACCTTCGATTTAAAATCGAAAAACGGCAGTCAAATCCCGATTGAGCAGAGAGAGCCTGACGAAGTGCTTAAGTTTATGGATGTTCAGATTGCACCTGCGGGCGTAAATGTGTATAATCCTGCTTTTGACGTAACGCCCGCGGAAAATATCACGGCGATAATTACTGAAAAAGGTGTTGTCCAGTGGCCGACAGAAGAAAAAATCCGAAAAATGCTAAGCCTTTAA
- a CDS encoding glycosyltransferase family 2 protein, producing MDTNANNPPKTIIVMPAYNAGSTVENTVNDIPEQFRKDIILVDDCSKDNTVEIAERLGLTVIRREKNGGYGANQKTCYDAALKKGADIVVMLHPDYQYDGRLIPYFIGFLQTGVCDFMLGSRIRTRAETISSGMPVYKYLANRMLTITENFILGQNLGDFHSGFRVYKRAVLEKIPYHKNSDDFVFDSQMLAQAAYFGFKIADAPVPCRYFKEASSINFSRSTRYGLLTLFTMLQFVLQKLQLAKFNIFKTV from the coding sequence TTGGATACAAACGCTAACAATCCGCCCAAAACTATAATAGTTATGCCTGCGTATAACGCGGGCTCTACGGTGGAGAATACTGTCAACGATATTCCGGAACAATTCCGCAAAGATATTATTCTGGTGGACGACTGCAGCAAGGACAATACGGTTGAGATTGCAGAGAGGCTTGGGCTGACGGTAATTCGACGAGAAAAAAACGGGGGCTACGGCGCAAATCAAAAAACCTGCTATGACGCGGCACTGAAAAAAGGAGCCGATATTGTCGTGATGCTTCATCCCGATTACCAATACGATGGCAGGTTGATTCCGTATTTCATCGGCTTTTTGCAGACCGGCGTTTGCGATTTTATGCTCGGCAGCAGAATCCGCACAAGAGCTGAAACGATAAGTTCAGGTATGCCGGTATATAAATATTTAGCGAACAGAATGCTGACTATTACCGAAAACTTTATACTGGGCCAGAACCTGGGCGACTTCCACAGCGGATTCAGAGTTTATAAACGAGCGGTACTGGAAAAAATACCATATCATAAAAATTCGGACGATTTTGTGTTCGATTCGCAAATGCTGGCGCAGGCGGCGTATTTCGGATTTAAAATCGCCGATGCCCCCGTGCCGTGCAGATATTTCAAAGAGGCGTCGAGCATTAATTTTTCACGTAGTACAAGATACGGTCTGCTGACGCTTTTCACAATGCTGCAGTTTGTTCTTCAAAAACTCCAACTGGCCAAATTCAATATCTTCAAGACCGTATAA
- a CDS encoding ThiF family adenylyltransferase: MNEEKTFTRIEKLFDIGLLNNSRILIVGCGSGGGNLALQLAMSGIKNFTLVDKDVLEIENVIRHVCGRKFIGKRKVDALEEVLLDRNPEIKIRKFDVDIMNFDLLESEIKAHTLVVLATDNEPSRYLINDICVHNNIPFVVGRVFTRGIGGEVFIYRPKIGGCLACLESFLGRTKYRQGIREIDLVSEKEREQMYGMEIAEIKDSPGLNVDISFITAFHTRFALDAIAETLKVRPKYMQAIPDNYIIWGNRPTPPFTKHFQIQRFNLPPQEGCQICSQEKK; the protein is encoded by the coding sequence ATGAACGAAGAAAAAACATTTACACGAATAGAAAAATTATTTGATATTGGATTACTTAATAATAGCAGAATTCTTATTGTTGGGTGTGGTTCAGGTGGCGGTAATCTGGCTTTACAATTAGCTATGTCTGGTATCAAAAATTTTACACTAGTAGACAAGGATGTACTTGAGATAGAAAATGTCATTAGGCATGTTTGTGGAAGAAAATTTATAGGCAAAAGGAAAGTTGATGCACTTGAGGAAGTTTTATTAGACAGAAATCCTGAGATTAAAATAAGGAAGTTCGACGTAGATATAATGAACTTTGACCTTCTTGAATCTGAAATAAAAGCTCATACTTTAGTCGTTTTGGCTACCGACAATGAACCTTCTCGCTATTTAATTAACGATATTTGTGTGCATAATAATATTCCATTTGTAGTTGGACGAGTATTTACTCGTGGTATTGGTGGAGAAGTTTTTATTTATCGCCCCAAAATAGGCGGTTGTTTAGCATGTTTAGAAAGTTTTCTGGGAAGAACCAAATATCGTCAGGGGATAAGAGAAATAGATTTGGTATCGGAGAAAGAAAGGGAACAAATGTATGGCATGGAAATAGCTGAAATAAAAGATTCCCCTGGCCTTAATGTTGATATATCTTTTATTACGGCCTTTCATACAAGATTTGCACTTGACGCAATTGCTGAGACATTAAAAGTACGTCCTAAATATATGCAAGCTATTCCTGATAATTATATTATATGGGGGAATAGGCCAACGCCTCCTTTTACAAAACATTTTCAAATTCAACGCTTTAACCTGCCACCACAGGAAGGATGCCAAATATGTTCGCAAGAAAAAAAATAA